The genomic segment AGGTATCCCGGAAGCTAACGAAAATAGTTGGACCATTTTCTGTCTTTATCCCCTCTTGTAGTCATGGATGAATGGGTGAGCGACCTAACCTCATCCCTCAGTTCTGTCTTCAGCCAAGAGGATTCTATACAGCGAGTAGTGGAGGTTATCAAAACTATTGGAGTCTGTTCAGCTGAGGACCTGAAGTATGTGGAGGCAGATGACCTTGCAACCAGCAGAAATCCCTCTCTGAAgccaatagaaatcagaaagcttATGGCCTGCAttaaaagtaaataaaacaaTAGCTGTGAGCAGCTGataaatattcacattttcatatatagtatacagttataaGCAACAAGTATGACATCTTTCAGATATTTTACCAAGGGTTTTGCTAGGGGTTTTTGGTGTATACAGTTTGTGCGTAGCATGCACCTTAGATTGTTGTGCACTTTAATGGGGGGAAAAAGAATCACGATTTGGAAGACTAAAGTGCCCATTAGGGCTTTAAATTTTATAccaagatggtgaaaaagatgaaaatcaaggttgttaaaaatgactgttaATTTGTAGGCCTGGGAAGATATGCTTATTATGGATGCTGTGATGATACTTGGGTGTCGATTTGATTCATAAGAGAGAGTTAATTGAAAGAATAGAAAAGTCTCAGTTGCCACTATATTTTGTGCCAAACTAATCACTGGTGTCCTTTTTCCATGAAAACACAATATGAAACTTAACTGGCAATTAAGATGATTGAGATATGGTCTGCAGCCTCTTTATTTTAAAActgcattaattaattgattgatggatggatggatggatggatggatggatggatggatggatggatggatggatggatggatggatggatggatggatggatggatggatggatggatggatggatggatggatggatggatggatggatggatggatggatggatggaatattgtCCTGTATGAGAATAACAAAATAGAACAAAATAAGAGGTGGCAGAGTGCTCCACTATTATTAATGTTAACATAGGTTTTATCTCCAGCAATGCAGAGATTTACTATTACAGTTTAACCTTGACTCAAAGTACACGAATGTTCAGCGATAGGCCAGAATGTTCTTAAATATATTGACTCAAAATAAAGCCCGTGGAGGAGTGACGGTGAATATGACTGAATATAGACTTTTATCAGTGTCACAGGTGCAGATCTTAGTGATCAGACATGACTTGTGGTCTGTTAGTCAGTGCTGCATTAATATTTATAATGAAGTGGACTTGTTTAACGTTAAAAATAGGAAAGCTCCAAAAAGTGATGTTGTGTAAGACTCGCTAGGACACAATGGATTTGCTGAAGGGCCTGAGAGCTGCTGGGATTTTGGATCCTAATATTAGATTTTTAATCATAACATTTACTTATTAGGATATGAAACAAGATTTTGGTTCATTTAACGCTCTGACCCGAACCCTAGCCTTTTGGAAATAAACCCTTCGATGAACATCTGCTTGGTTTTATTCTTGCCGAGTGTAGCCGGTCATCAGCGTGTTCTAAACACCTCGGGAATCAACAATATTTACAGTGTTCTTTATGAAAAACCTCCCAACAGAACAAAATCGGTGAGTAAAGATGCAAAAGTGGTGTGGTTGCTTTTATAAATGCACAATGTCCCGAACGCTACGTAACGATGATGCGGTGACAGACCTGTGTGACATAAAGAGGTAGGGGGAGGCGTTTGTACTCTTGGTGTTGTTTATCACAGTTGAAGGGCCTGGGTGTCATCACCATGGCGACAGCCACACGTGCGGGTCAGGGGGACGGAGCTGAGAATGAGGGTGCTTGTTTCATCCATGTACAGGAAGGGCACAAGGTCAAGTGAGGTCACCTTGCAGCACGGCTTCTGCAGGAGAACCAGTACGAAAACATCATCAATATCAACATCGTCACTTTATCCTTGGCAGGTGAAAATATGTTAAATGTTGGTGTATTTGTGTCATATTTTACTTATTACTAATGCATTAATATGACTTGATAAGATATTTTTGCAGTGCATAAAGCTGGACGGATTCACTCGGCTGGATTATCTTCCAAAAATCTGCAAGCTCAAATATGATTTGTTTACACAAATCAGCCTACAGTGTCACCTAGTTCCCATGTAAATATCACAAGGTCACCTGTCCCCTTTAACTAACCATCTATATtcaaacttttctttttttaatgctaTTTTTTCCCCAACGTGCCGAGAAATACAGCCAccttacaaagaaaaaaatcatACTCTTCTGTAAGACACATTTCCTCCAGCATTCAGGTCACACACTAAAGATCTTCCCTGacaaacaaaaagttcaaagcaGTTGAGTGTTTTTGCTCTCCTGGCTCTCAACACCACGTAGCAGGAACTCCGTATTCGGTCATttactgttgtgccttttctgatGGTTTGGAACAGAACTGACCTGTGAGGGAGGATCCAGAGCTGGTGGATCATCATTTCTGCAATTAAACATGCGCTGATTCTGCTGGGACACGCACACACTGCACTGGACGAAGGTGAAGCTGTCTGGGTAAATGATCCACTGATCCCAGCCCAGATCTGAGATATATAAAGGAGTAAGCACCATATTACAACATGCTAAGATAAGGGATTAGGAACAGTTCATAAGTGACATTTTGTAAGGGAATTAAATTTAAAATTCTTAAATGATGCATCTTGTGATACACATCATTAACTTTAACATTAATGAACCTTTTATGAAAACCTGGGAGGCAAACTTGCAACATTGGAGCTGTGTTGAATTCCCagaactggatgatgatgataaggatgatgatgatgatggttgtgTGTTgtctataagaaaaaaaaaaagcacagaatgAATAAAATATGTTCAATCACCAGCTTTGTTCCTGAAGATCTGCCTTCCTCACTATGAGGTTCAGTTCTGCAGATCTGTGCTATCTGGATCAGATGTGCTGGGTGTGTTTACAGGACTGGGAATGAAATCTGCTGAGTTAGTGCTCACTGATGTATAGAATTTTATTCACAGCTTTACTTACTAGCTGCCTGTTGCTCGCAGcggttcccaaagtgtggtgcgcgcacccccgggggtgcgcgagctgccactagggggtgcgcaagataaaaaatgtaatggcgatttttaactcttctacgccgtaacggttctgcagtagtttgtggtttcattcattcattcatttgcgatgctcaactggttgaaatcggcgaaactaaatgcgccaccacaaatcagggatgaaggaggagaaaccccaacagatagggaggaatccacccacccaccgtctgtctgtctctctctgtctctctcgctgcagactgagccgtcagcgctgcacttcacaatcagatggatcctcttctttatctgttcctgatatgctccttaaattgttgtatctctttaaaatacatatgttcataattatcattgctatttttactgttattatatgttaacttttttgcaaattaaattcattctcaattcattttcataaccttgtaatgacagggttgtgctgctagtgttttaaacacggatgaaaatcatatatttcccccatatctggctggtagactacatgcctcgatgtgatcttcctttgtaatgaatttgcgcatttaccgtgttgcaacgttttaaaactgttacatttcaatcaaattctatctaattcaaatacgagagcgcataatatgttaatgtgattcgatgttctcattcgagcaggACGTGCTGTAAGAAagttttggtgggtttttttttccacttttgtggtttcctgcaggtgtggcaaacgatgtttgttatctttttagcacgatcaaagatgctgcctttataagaaagcgtgtgttttttgaaactggggaactgggggtgcgtcaacctggttggagtatagaagggggtgcgcggccaaaaaagtttgggaaccgctgatCTATAGTGTCTGAGTTGCTGGTGCCTTTGAAAACATTTATCCAGCGCTCTCGAATCTCAGCCATTCCAGGAACGGACATGTGAGGCTCGGTCTGCAGATTCAAAGAATCCAGTATGGTCTTGCGGATGCTCTGAAGTGGATCTCCCAGGCATCTGAGAACACAAAGCCATCATATTTAGCATACATCTGGTTTATGAAATGCAAGGATGGATTTTAATATCAGAGTTAATACTGTCACCTGGTAGAATAAGGCTTGTGTGATAATATTTTATTATTTCCACAACAGACTGGCCATGAAACGGTAAGTAGTACAAACAAAGGGGGGTATTA from the Neoarius graeffei isolate fNeoGra1 chromosome 2, fNeoGra1.pri, whole genome shotgun sequence genome contains:
- the LOC132877345 gene encoding bone morphogenetic protein 6-like — encoded protein: MSLLLIVPFLLVACHPGKVSSAVLHPSPEEPMDAQSPPIIRTNRCLGDPLQSIRKTILDSLNLQTEPHMSVPGMAEIRERWINVFKDNTQPSSSSSLSSSSSSGNSTQLQCCKFASQVFIKDLGWDQWIIYPDSFTFVQCSVCVSQQNQRMFNCRNDDPPALDPPSQKPCCKVTSLDLVPFLYMDETSTLILSSVPLTRTCGCRHGDDTQALQL